One Candidatus Sulfurimonas baltica DNA segment encodes these proteins:
- a CDS encoding NUDIX domain-containing protein, with amino-acid sequence MHKIDSTEKLKNPRFIKPIMINYSHFGVEKKWEAVLSHDSVAVLLYHTQKNAFVLVKQLRATVLNKNRDNGMMYELCAGIVDKEASNAQIAKEEILEECGYDVPVENLEKISSFYTSVGISGTHQTLYYAACDDSMKVSEGGGLHDEDIEVIYIPVEESREFMFDESYQKTTGVMMSFYWFFDTKKELYIKN; translated from the coding sequence GTGCACAAGATAGACTCTACTGAAAAACTTAAAAATCCAAGATTTATAAAACCTATCATGATTAACTACTCCCATTTTGGTGTAGAAAAAAAATGGGAAGCTGTTTTAAGTCATGATAGTGTAGCTGTTCTGCTTTACCACACCCAAAAAAATGCATTTGTTTTAGTAAAGCAGCTCCGTGCTACGGTTTTAAACAAAAACAGAGACAACGGGATGATGTATGAACTTTGCGCGGGAATAGTAGACAAAGAGGCAAGCAACGCACAAATAGCAAAAGAGGAGATTTTAGAAGAGTGCGGGTATGATGTACCTGTAGAGAATTTAGAAAAAATCAGCTCTTTTTACACAAGCGTCGGCATCTCCGGAACTCACCAAACTCTTTATTACGCTGCATGTGATGACAGTATGAAAGTGAGTGAAGGCGGCGGTCTGCACGATGAAGATATTGAAGTTATATATATCCCTGTTGAAGAGTCAAGAGAGTTTATGTTTGATGAGAGTTACCAAAAGACTACCGGAGTTATGATGAGTTTTTACTGGTTTTTTGATACTAAAAAAGAGCTATATATTAAAAATTAA
- a CDS encoding peptidoglycan DD-metalloendopeptidase family protein: MRQFLIFLLLLTSLFGSKVETFRWANGESYLVFLERNNLPVKPLYYNLDKDDQLLTEEMRAGIHCHMLRDEKQNIKQILLPLNDELQLHIYRDKNSYSFEVIPIISTTKTEAFTLNISHSPYYDIIKATGSKKLAEIFVSSFKYSLNFKRDLRKGDTLVMIYDQKYRLGRAFSMPILQVAMIEMKKKQHYIYLNSDDRFYDENANEVEGFLLASPVRGARISSRFTKRRFHPILKRWKAHLGVDYAAGRGTPVVAAGSGRVSHAGILGAYGNLIKISHNDGYETRYAHLKSFRRGVTRGKYVKKGQTIGYVGNTGRSTGPHLHFELRKDNVATNPLRVVQVTTKKLKGHEKEAFLKLKKNYNESIELHLKNKTKFVKLSIPDTTCYFYNGGECAQDRLY; this comes from the coding sequence ATGCGACAGTTTTTAATATTTCTTCTACTTTTAACATCTCTTTTTGGCTCCAAAGTCGAGACTTTCCGCTGGGCTAACGGTGAGAGCTATCTTGTCTTTTTAGAGAGGAACAATCTTCCAGTAAAACCTCTTTACTATAACCTGGACAAAGATGACCAGCTTCTCACCGAAGAGATGCGCGCTGGTATACATTGCCACATGTTAAGAGATGAGAAACAAAATATAAAGCAGATACTCCTTCCTCTTAATGATGAGCTACAACTACACATATACAGGGATAAAAATTCTTATAGTTTTGAAGTTATACCAATTATCAGCACTACAAAAACAGAGGCATTTACTTTAAATATCTCTCACTCCCCATATTACGACATCATAAAAGCAACTGGTAGTAAAAAACTGGCAGAAATCTTTGTATCTAGTTTTAAATACTCTCTAAATTTCAAAAGAGACCTAAGAAAAGGTGATACTTTAGTAATGATTTATGATCAAAAGTACCGTTTAGGAAGAGCTTTTTCAATGCCGATTTTACAAGTTGCAATGATTGAGATGAAAAAGAAACAACACTATATATACCTAAACTCAGATGACAGATTTTATGATGAAAATGCCAATGAAGTTGAAGGTTTTTTGCTTGCATCTCCAGTTAGGGGAGCACGAATATCCTCACGATTTACCAAAAGAAGATTTCATCCAATTTTAAAAAGATGGAAAGCACATCTAGGTGTAGATTACGCAGCAGGCAGAGGAACTCCAGTAGTGGCGGCTGGAAGTGGAAGAGTCTCACATGCAGGTATACTTGGCGCTTACGGAAACCTTATAAAGATTAGTCATAACGATGGTTACGAGACAAGATATGCCCATTTAAAATCATTTCGCAGAGGTGTAACAAGGGGTAAATATGTTAAAAAAGGTCAAACAATAGGGTATGTTGGAAACACCGGTCGCTCTACCGGTCCTCACCTGCACTTTGAACTTAGAAAAGATAACGTAGCCACAAACCCTCTGAGAGTCGTTCAAGTAACCACTAAAAAACTAAAAGGTCATGAGAAAGAGGCATTTTTAAAGCTAAAAAAGAATTACAATGAGAGCATAGAGTTGCACCTTAAAAATAAAACAAAATTTGTAAAATTATCCATACCTGATACAACTTGCTATTTCTATAACGGAGGAGAGTGTGCACAAGATAGACTCTACTGA
- a CDS encoding primosomal protein N' → MHYYNISLLNSPLEPFTYQSLLNLHVGTKVSLKVRNREADGVIISTCEKPEFKTSEILEVSDFEYSLEQIKLAKFISTYYFSSLGEALGVMMAFEARSPVKLRMMESETEMTETDAPTRHSELDSESSITGQIPNQVWDDEHQIQDDTPPRRSQLDWESSITLSAKQQEALTFLKQHKTSLLFGDTGSGKTEIYMQYFYDILKEKKRSIFLMPEISLTPQMGQRLEEHFGDLVVMWHSKLTPKQKKIALQKIYDGTAYIIAGPRSALFLPVKDLGLIVVDEEHDDSYKSSSRPRYNARDIAIYMGKLYDIPVVLGSATPSLNSYTKFAHVRLKGGHFSAQKEFVYERSAENLSPLIFDSLKESLKAKEQAIVFLPTRANFKYLICQDCGHTYECVFCSVGMSIHQKSRALKCHYCNYSQAIPQVCCECGGGSLTSSRLGTAEAVKVIGEEFSEARVEQFDRDVITTSNKLKKALKRFNDRESDILVGTQMLSKGHDYHGVTLAVVLGMDNMLNMGDYRAREKALSSLIQVSGRSGRKQNAKVLVQTFNEEFFKTYIGSYENFLEEEKEYRKELYPPYKKLCRIVFSHKNGLKAQSEMSEMQEKLSKIQNIEIVGYGKCGVERVADKYRFEILLRSDKSTDIIKAISTCRSQLAEIDMDPIDFG, encoded by the coding sequence GGTACAAAAGTTAGTCTAAAAGTCAGAAACAGAGAAGCTGATGGCGTTATTATCTCTACATGTGAAAAGCCAGAATTCAAAACAAGTGAAATTTTAGAAGTAAGTGATTTTGAGTATAGTTTAGAGCAGATAAAGCTTGCTAAATTTATAAGCACATACTACTTTTCATCTTTGGGTGAGGCTCTTGGGGTTATGATGGCTTTTGAAGCTAGATCCCCAGTCAAGCTGAGGATGATGGAATCAGAAACTGAAATGACGGAAACTGATGCTCCAACTCGTCATTCTGAACTTGATTCAGAATCTAGCATCACAGGCCAGATCCCAAATCAAGTTTGGGATGACGAACATCAGATTCAGGATGACACACCGCCTCGTCGTTCCCAACTTGATTGGGAATCTAGCATCACACTCTCAGCAAAACAACAAGAGGCACTTACATTTTTAAAGCAACATAAAACCTCGCTTCTTTTTGGTGACACTGGTAGCGGTAAAACAGAGATATATATGCAATATTTTTATGACATTTTAAAAGAGAAAAAACGCTCTATTTTTCTTATGCCTGAAATCTCTTTGACTCCACAGATGGGGCAAAGGTTGGAGGAACACTTTGGTGACTTAGTGGTTATGTGGCACTCAAAGCTCACCCCAAAACAAAAAAAGATTGCACTGCAAAAGATTTATGATGGCACTGCATATATCATAGCAGGTCCCCGTTCAGCACTTTTTCTCCCTGTTAAAGATTTAGGTCTGATTGTTGTAGATGAGGAACACGATGATAGTTATAAATCATCTTCACGCCCAAGATACAATGCCAGAGATATAGCTATATATATGGGTAAGCTTTATGATATACCAGTAGTTTTAGGGAGTGCGACACCATCTTTAAACTCTTATACCAAGTTCGCACATGTAAGGCTAAAAGGTGGACACTTCAGCGCACAAAAAGAGTTTGTTTACGAGCGTTCAGCTGAAAATTTATCCCCTTTGATATTTGATAGTCTAAAAGAGAGTTTAAAAGCAAAAGAGCAGGCTATAGTTTTTCTACCGACACGTGCAAACTTTAAGTATCTTATTTGTCAAGATTGCGGACACACTTATGAGTGTGTGTTTTGCAGCGTTGGGATGAGTATTCACCAAAAAAGCAGAGCTTTGAAGTGCCACTACTGCAACTATTCACAAGCTATACCTCAAGTGTGCTGCGAGTGCGGAGGCGGTTCTCTGACAAGCTCAAGACTTGGAACTGCCGAGGCAGTTAAGGTGATTGGCGAAGAGTTTTCTGAAGCTAGGGTTGAGCAGTTTGACAGAGATGTTATAACCACTTCAAACAAACTGAAAAAAGCACTGAAACGTTTTAATGACAGAGAGAGTGATATACTTGTGGGAACTCAGATGCTAAGCAAAGGACACGATTATCACGGGGTAACTTTGGCGGTTGTTCTTGGGATGGACAATATGCTAAATATGGGTGATTACAGAGCAAGAGAGAAGGCTTTGTCCTCTTTAATCCAAGTCTCAGGGAGAAGCGGGCGAAAGCAAAATGCCAAAGTTTTAGTTCAAACTTTCAATGAAGAGTTTTTTAAAACTTACATAGGCAGTTATGAGAACTTTTTAGAGGAAGAGAAAGAGTACAGAAAAGAGCTCTATCCACCGTATAAGAAACTTTGCCGTATTGTATTTTCTCACAAGAACGGACTAAAAGCTCAAAGCGAGATGAGTGAAATGCAAGAGAAACTATCTAAAATACAAAACATCGAGATAGTAGGTTATGGAAAATGCGGAGTTGAGAGAGTGGCCGATAAGTACAGGTTTGAGATACTTCTGCGCTCTGATAAGAGTACAGATATCATCAAAGCAATCTCTACATGTAGAAGCCAATTAGCCGAGATAGATATGGACCCCATAGATTTTGGCTAG